ACATCATTTCCATCAGCACGTACTGATTTAATGCCATAAGTTTTTGGCTGAAGATAAATTTTTGGATTAGCCAATGATTCTGTAATCGGCATATGGGTAGCATATAAATTATTTTCGCAAATAAATAAAATTGGTAATTTATGTAAAGCGGAAAAATTAAATGCTTCCGAAATTACTCCTTCGGCCGTTGCCCCATCACCAAAAAAAGTAACAGTTAAACGATTCTTTTTTTTAATTTTTAAAGCCAAGGCCGTACCAACAGCAAGGGGAACAGTACCTGCAATAATTGGGGTGGCTCCTAAAAAACCAGCCTTTTTGTCAATAATATGCATTGATCCTCCTCTGCCTCGCGAGCAGCCAGTTGATTTACCAAAAATTTCGGACATTAAAGCTTTTAGGTCTCCACCTTTAGCTAAATAATGACCGTGTGAACGATGATTGCCAAAAGCATAGTCTTTTTTATTTAAAGCCGCACAAACCCCGACTGCAACGGCTTCTTCTCCGGTATAAAGATGGCAGGGTGTTTTAATTTCACCACTTAAAATTGGCTCAATTAAACTCTCTTCAAATAAACGAATTTCCAACATTTGCTGATAAAGTTTAAGTAAAAATGATTTTGAATATTTTGATTTTGTCATTTTGTTTTAGTTAAATAAAAATTATTTTCCCTTAATGTATTCAGTTTATTCTTTAATAATATTAGAGAATTATAGCGATTTGTCAAGTTTGTTTGGTTATATGAATTTATTCATTATAATTTAAAATTATTTTTTTTCCAATAATTTAGCCATTTATTAAGTCGTTTAAATCCTGTTTTAATATTTTTAGGATTACCAGCAAAAGAAAATCTAAGATATCCTTCGCCTTGTGGACCAAAAGCAGCACCGGGTATAACAATAACCTTGGCTTCATTTAAAATTTTTAAAGCCATATCAAATGAATTAATTTTAGCTCCTTTGACCTTAGCCATAATATAATAAGCTCCTGCCGGTTTTTGATATTCAAAAAATTCTTTTAATTTATCTAATTCTTGACACATTAAATTGCGATTTTTATCCATCTGTTTGACTAATTCAACTGTTGATTTTTTTGATTCTTTTTGATTTTTCAGGGCATAAATTACCGCCTTTTGAGAAATAGCCGGCGAACAAATCGCCAAAGCATCGTGAACTTTGAGCATATGATCAATAATTCCTTCGTCCGCGAAAGCATAACCGACGCGATAACCGGTCATACGATATTTTTTAGAAAAACTTCCGCAGAGAATGACGCGGTCGCGAATATTTTTAACGGATGCCGGCGAAAATAATTTTGCGTCATCATAGAGAAGAAAATCGTAAGTTTCATCAGCAATTAAAATCAAATCATATTTTTTGACAAAATTAGCCAATTCTTGTATTTCTTGTCGGTTAAAAACCGCGCCAGTCGGGTTAGAAGGATTGCATAAAATTACAACTTTGGTTTTGGAGGTGCGGGCTTTTTCAAAATTTTTAATATTCAGATGCCAGCCGTTTTTTTCAATTAATGGAACAAATTTTGGAACGCCGCCAAATTGTAAAATTTGTTCTATTTCAGAGGCATAGGTTGGTGAAGGCAACAAAATTTCGTCACCTTCGTCAATAGTTGAAGCCAAGGCGCAAGCCATGGCTTCTTGGCAACCGACAGTCACCATAATTTCTTTCTTTGGTTTTATATTTTTTATTTTTTTTGAGGACTCTAAATTTTTAGCGATTAATTTTCTTAATTCCGTAATGCCGGGCTCAAGGGTGTATTTTGAAGTATCTACTTTTTTAATTGATTGAATAATTCCTTTTTTAATATATTGAGGCGTGTCTAAATAGGGGATTCCTTGCCCAAAAGAAATGATTTTATTAAGACCAATTTTTTCTTCCAATTGGTCGGCCAGAATTGACATTTCCTTAATTGGGGAAATGACAATTTTTTTGACTCTTTGAGAAATATTTTTTGTCCGAAATTTTTTTCCGGCGGCAGCGATAACTGAACGATATTTCATAGAATTAAAATTAATTACCCTTTTTTAATAATATCATCTCTAAATTTTTAACAATATATTTTATTTCTTTTTCAGTTAAATTATTGTAAAATGGCAAGGCGATTGTTTTGCCAGATACTGATTCGGCGATTGGAAAATCACCGCTTTTATGATTAAATAAGCGACGATAAAATGGCTGTAGGTGGATACATTGGAAATAATTATTACATTGAATACCAGTTTTTTGTAATTTTTTCATAATTTGGTCTCGGTCTCTTCGAGTGAAATTTTTTGTAAGTTGAATTACATAAACAAACCAAGAAATTTTGGCCCAAGTGGCAACATAAGGTAGTTTAATTAGTCCTTTTTTTTCTAAATTAGAAAGTTTTTTATTATACATTTTGGCCACTTTTTCTCTCTTTTTTATAATTTCTTTAATTCTTTCGAGTTGAGTTATACCAATTGCTGCTTGTATATCACTCATTCGATAATTAAAACCCAGTCTGATATGTTCAAGCCATTTTCCATCTTTAACTTTGCGACCCTGATTATGCATACTTTGGCACATCTCGGAGATTTTTTTATTATCAGTCACAATTATGCCTCCTTCACCAGTAGTTATTTGTTTATTAGGGTAAAAGGCAAAAACAGCCGCATCCCCAAAATTTCCACATTTTCTTCCTTTATATTCCGCCCCCAAAGCTTCGCAAGAATCTTCAATAATTTTTAGTTTATATTTTTTAGCAATTTTTAAAATTGAATCCCAATCTGCCGGATGGCCAAAAATATCTACGGTTATTATAGCTTTTGTCCGTTTAGTAATGGCTTTTTCTATTTTTTGCGGATCAATATTTAAGGTTAGAGGATCAATATCAACAAAAATCGGTTTAGCGCCTTCATACAAAATGCAATTTGCCGAAGCAATAAAACTAAAAGGGGTGGTAATTACTTCATCACCCTTTTTAATTCCTAGGGCGCGAACAAGTAAGTGTAGGCCGCTGGTGCCGGAATTAACCGCTATGGCATATTTACTGCCAATATAAGCGGCAAGTTTTTTTTCAAACTCTTTGAGTTTTGGCCCTAAAGCTAAATAAGGAGTTTTTAAAACCTTTAAAACACTATTTATTTCTTTTTTTGTAATATCTGGTTTGGATAAATTGATCATAAATTATATATTAAGATACCTATACTTACTATTATAAACTGAATTATAGAATAAATAAAGACGGTTTTGGGTATAGAAATACCTTTTTGATGAATGAGATCATATAAATGACTGCGGTCGCCCAGAAAGAGCGGTTTTCTTTTAATCAATCGACGAATAATAACTAGGGTTGTGTCAATAATTGGTAGGCCAATAATCAAGATAGGTCCTATAAATTGTTTTAAATTATGACCGGTGAACATTATAGCTAAAATAGCTAAAATAAAACCCAAGAAGTGGCTGCCATTATCGCCCATAAAAATAGAGGCCGGATGCCAATTGTAAATTAAAAAACCTAAAATTCCACTTAATGTTCCTAAAGAAATAATTAAGGTGAATAAATTATTTTCTTTTACGGCCAAATAAATAAACCCCATTAAAGAAATAATGGTAATACTGCCAGCCAGGCCGTTGAGGCCGTCTTCCATATTTATCGCATTCATGGCGCCGACAATGTAAATTCCGGCAATTAAACTGGCAATTATAGAATTAATGGAAAAGTGAAGATTAACGCCGATTTTGATTAAAATAAAAACAATTAAAAATCCAGCGATGAATTGACAAAGAAATTTAATCATCGGTCGGCCGACTTTTTTCCACTTTAAATCATCCCAAAAACCAAGGAAAATTATAATTATACTGCCAATAATTATTCCCAATGATTGTAATTTAGAAATTTGATGGAATAATTGGGAAAAAATCAGACTGGCAATTAAACCGAGAAATATCCCTATTCCACCTAAATGGGGGATAGGTTTTTGGTGAATTTTTAAATCACCTACCGACGGTTCATCATAAAGATGATATCTAAAAGCAAGTTTTTTAAGAAAAAAAATAGCAATTAAAGAAATAAAGAATGATATAATAATGAGCAAAAAGTAAATCATATTATTGTTTTTTTATTTGATGTTATATAAATAAATTTTTGAAGATTTGCCTTGATGGACAGAAGTTAAAGAATGAAATTTAAACCCCATTTTTTCGTAAAATCTAATTGCTCGCGAAAGATTTTCGCCGACCAGCACTTTAAACTCTTTTATTTTTCGTTTTTTCATTTCTTGGAGGAAATGTTCAAATATTTTCGGAGCAATATCCTGACCGTGGAATTCTTTCAGGACGGCAATAGTTAAGAGTTCCGCTTCGGGTATTTTTTCTTCTTTTTGTTTGGAATATTTTAGAGTTTCAAAAATTTTTTTAAGATTAGAGAAATTAAATATTTTTGGCAACAAAATAAAGAAAGCACTGATTGCATATTTTTTATAAAAATTTTTATAAAATTTGCCCACATCAGTGCAACCGCCGACAAAACCAATAATTTGATCATTTTTATCGGCCACAGTAACAAAAGCAGAGTCAGAATTTATCATGGATTCATATAATTTTAAAAGGAATTTTGGTCCCAATTGACCCAAGAATCCCTGGTTTATCTCTTGTTGATGGATCTTGGCTATTTGCGCCGCATCTTTTAAATTAGCTAGACGAATATTCATATTATTTCTTGAATAATTTTTTCTAATTTATTCACTAGAACGGGAATACTATGGTATTTTTCCACATATTCTTTACCATTTTGGCCCATTTTTTCTCTCTCTTCAAGTGACGTTTGGCAGAGATGGACAATAGCATCAGCCATTATTTGAGGGTTTTCCGGTGAAATTGAAATACCGCAATCAGCTTCTTTAACTGGATTATTGGCGGCATTAACTGAGAAAATTATCGGTTTAACAGCTGCCATATAATCAAATAGTTTATTAGAACTAATGCCATATTTAAAAACTTCAGTTTTTTTGAGATTAAAGATTAATGTATCAGCTTCGTTAAGAGAAGTATAAACTTCGTCTTTGCTTAGGGAATCGCGAAATTCAGTATTTTTAAGCTGAAGTTCATTTTTATATTTTATAAGATTTTTTTTCTCCGATCCATCGCCGATAAATATAAATTTTATTTTTTCGTATCCCGTGTCCTGAATGATTCTGGCTGCGTCCAAAACATAATTTAAGGCATTTGCCAAACCGTGAGCGCCAAAATACATGACTTTAAATTTTTCATCAGTTGTTTCTTTTTTGGAAATATTTTTGAATTTTGTTAAATCAACCCCGTTAGGAATCCAAACAATTTTTTTTTCATCTATGCCCAAGGCGGTTATGTATTTTTTGGCCAAAGGCAATAAGGTAATTATTTTTTTGGCCTTTTTATATAAAAATTTTTCTAAAATTCTAAGGGTTTTAACAATTAAATTATTTTCTTTTAAATTTCCCATATCAACCAGTGTTTGGGGCCAAAGATCCCTTACCTCCATTAAGAATTTTGCTTTGTAATATTTTGTCAGCCAATATGCCGAGAGGACGGCCAGTAAATGAACCGAAGAGCCGATAATAATATTCGGTTGTTCAATATTTTTGTTTATTTTGGTTATTTTTTTTCCGAGGCAATATGTTCGACACATGTACGAAAACATATTTATCACTCTTTGCCAATCATTTTTTTGATAGGGAAAAGTTTTTATCCAAACAAAATTTATTCCATCAATGTTCTCTATAAGATATTTTTCATTTTTAGTTAATTTAATTTCCCGGCGTAAACTAAAATGAAAGCTAGAGGCGAATATGGTCACCTCGTGTCCTCTTTTTACTAATTCTTTGGCAAAATCATAATGCCTGGTGCCGCTGGGCATATCAGGAGTAACAGCATAATGATTTAATATCCAAATTTTCATTTTTGATAATTATAGATAAACTTTCTTCCCCACAATTCTAAAATATAAAAACGCAAAAATATAGTTTTGTTGTAAAAAAATCGCTGGCCCATTTTGTATTTTTGGAACGAATCAAGTAATTTTTCC
The nucleotide sequence above comes from Patescibacteria group bacterium. Encoded proteins:
- a CDS encoding thiamine pyrophosphate-dependent dehydrogenase E1 component subunit alpha, with protein sequence MTKSKYSKSFLLKLYQQMLEIRLFEESLIEPILSGEIKTPCHLYTGEEAVAVGVCAALNKKDYAFGNHRSHGHYLAKGGDLKALMSEIFGKSTGCSRGRGGSMHIIDKKAGFLGATPIIAGTVPLAVGTALALKIKKKNRLTVTFFGDGATAEGVISEAFNFSALHKLPILFICENNLYATHMPITESLANPKIYLQPKTYGIKSVRADGNDVIKVFETAKKMITQIKKHKGPAFIEFLTYRMRGHVGPDDNIQGTHTDIRKSREIEVWKKRDPIKKMEKFLIKNKFLDQSKIKKNYQKINKKIEQAKTFSRHSPYPKKNELLKYVFKK
- a CDS encoding pyridoxal phosphate-dependent aminotransferase; protein product: MKYRSVIAAAGKKFRTKNISQRVKKIVISPIKEMSILADQLEEKIGLNKIISFGQGIPYLDTPQYIKKGIIQSIKKVDTSKYTLEPGITELRKLIAKNLESSKKIKNIKPKKEIMVTVGCQEAMACALASTIDEGDEILLPSPTYASEIEQILQFGGVPKFVPLIEKNGWHLNIKNFEKARTSKTKVVILCNPSNPTGAVFNRQEIQELANFVKKYDLILIADETYDFLLYDDAKLFSPASVKNIRDRVILCGSFSKKYRMTGYRVGYAFADEGIIDHMLKVHDALAICSPAISQKAVIYALKNQKESKKSTVELVKQMDKNRNLMCQELDKLKEFFEYQKPAGAYYIMAKVKGAKINSFDMALKILNEAKVIVIPGAAFGPQGEGYLRFSFAGNPKNIKTGFKRLNKWLNYWKKNNFKL
- a CDS encoding DegT/DnrJ/EryC1/StrS family aminotransferase, whose amino-acid sequence is MINLSKPDITKKEINSVLKVLKTPYLALGPKLKEFEKKLAAYIGSKYAIAVNSGTSGLHLLVRALGIKKGDEVITTPFSFIASANCILYEGAKPIFVDIDPLTLNIDPQKIEKAITKRTKAIITVDIFGHPADWDSILKIAKKYKLKIIEDSCEALGAEYKGRKCGNFGDAAVFAFYPNKQITTGEGGIIVTDNKKISEMCQSMHNQGRKVKDGKWLEHIRLGFNYRMSDIQAAIGITQLERIKEIIKKREKVAKMYNKKLSNLEKKGLIKLPYVATWAKISWFVYVIQLTKNFTRRDRDQIMKKLQKTGIQCNNYFQCIHLQPFYRRLFNHKSGDFPIAESVSGKTIALPFYNNLTEKEIKYIVKNLEMILLKKGN
- a CDS encoding MraY family glycosyltransferase encodes the protein MIYFLLIIISFFISLIAIFFLKKLAFRYHLYDEPSVGDLKIHQKPIPHLGGIGIFLGLIASLIFSQLFHQISKLQSLGIIIGSIIIIFLGFWDDLKWKKVGRPMIKFLCQFIAGFLIVFILIKIGVNLHFSINSIIASLIAGIYIVGAMNAINMEDGLNGLAGSITIISLMGFIYLAVKENNLFTLIISLGTLSGILGFLIYNWHPASIFMGDNGSHFLGFILAILAIMFTGHNLKQFIGPILIIGLPIIDTTLVIIRRLIKRKPLFLGDRSHLYDLIHQKGISIPKTVFIYSIIQFIIVSIGILIYNL
- a CDS encoding GNAT family N-acetyltransferase, whose protein sequence is MNIRLANLKDAAQIAKIHQQEINQGFLGQLGPKFLLKLYESMINSDSAFVTVADKNDQIIGFVGGCTDVGKFYKNFYKKYAISAFFILLPKIFNFSNLKKIFETLKYSKQKEEKIPEAELLTIAVLKEFHGQDIAPKIFEHFLQEMKKRKIKEFKVLVGENLSRAIRFYEKMGFKFHSLTSVHQGKSSKIYLYNIK
- a CDS encoding glycosyltransferase family 4 protein yields the protein MKIWILNHYAVTPDMPSGTRHYDFAKELVKRGHEVTIFASSFHFSLRREIKLTKNEKYLIENIDGINFVWIKTFPYQKNDWQRVINMFSYMCRTYCLGKKITKINKNIEQPNIIIGSSVHLLAVLSAYWLTKYYKAKFLMEVRDLWPQTLVDMGNLKENNLIVKTLRILEKFLYKKAKKIITLLPLAKKYITALGIDEKKIVWIPNGVDLTKFKNISKKETTDEKFKVMYFGAHGLANALNYVLDAARIIQDTGYEKIKFIFIGDGSEKKNLIKYKNELQLKNTEFRDSLSKDEVYTSLNEADTLIFNLKKTEVFKYGISSNKLFDYMAAVKPIIFSVNAANNPVKEADCGISISPENPQIMADAIVHLCQTSLEEREKMGQNGKEYVEKYHSIPVLVNKLEKIIQEII